One Gloeothece verrucosa PCC 7822 DNA window includes the following coding sequences:
- a CDS encoding cupin domain-containing protein, whose amino-acid sequence MSRSNFDFERMLNPIEPTTLLEKYWEKSPLLVARNHPDYYSELISLKNIDSILRLYGPKSSDVDLIKENSFFSAGGEVDFNQIYQAYSLGYSLVMRKIHERWQPLSVLHKNLEAFLNHPVGINLYMTSKNSQGFKAHFDTHDVFILQVEGSKQWKIYDSPITLPVISDLKYTDKFINQLKSPTAEYCLNKGDLLYIPRGYIHEVYTDNSFSVHLTVGIHSLKWFDLINSAVTKLAQKEVRFRESLPVGFLRQEEAEESLKNQFQELLKLLAEQSEVEEAVEDIAQGFLGKMSPLVDEQFYQLENLEYLNLDTIVKKREGLYRIIEKIGKIGIQFGSKTVMESLRSERAIRFILEAEEFPIKALPGLADNGKLTLVRRLIQEGILKTVEEG is encoded by the coding sequence AGATTATTACTCTGAGCTTATTTCCCTAAAAAATATTGACTCGATTTTACGTTTGTACGGACCTAAGTCGTCGGATGTCGATCTGATTAAAGAAAACTCTTTCTTTAGCGCAGGTGGAGAAGTGGATTTTAACCAGATATATCAAGCCTATTCTCTCGGTTATAGCCTGGTTATGAGAAAAATTCATGAGCGTTGGCAGCCGCTCTCAGTTCTTCACAAGAATTTAGAAGCTTTTTTAAATCATCCTGTGGGGATAAACCTGTATATGACCAGCAAAAATTCTCAGGGGTTTAAGGCTCATTTTGATACTCATGATGTCTTTATTTTGCAGGTTGAAGGCTCAAAACAATGGAAAATTTATGATTCTCCGATCACTTTGCCGGTTATATCTGACCTGAAATATACCGACAAGTTCATTAATCAACTTAAATCTCCCACAGCCGAATATTGCCTGAATAAAGGGGATTTATTATATATTCCTCGGGGGTATATTCATGAAGTCTATACTGATAATTCTTTTTCGGTTCATCTGACAGTGGGTATCCACTCCTTAAAGTGGTTTGATTTAATCAATAGTGCGGTCACTAAATTAGCTCAAAAAGAGGTTCGATTTAGAGAGTCATTACCGGTAGGCTTTTTGCGCCAAGAGGAGGCCGAAGAATCCCTAAAAAATCAATTTCAAGAACTGCTTAAACTTCTGGCCGAGCAATCAGAAGTTGAGGAGGCAGTAGAAGATATTGCTCAAGGGTTTTTAGGAAAAATGTCTCCCCTAGTTGATGAACAGTTTTATCAGTTAGAAAATCTTGAATATTTAAATTTAGATACAATCGTTAAAAAAAGAGAGGGCTTATATCGTATTATTGAAAAAATTGGCAAAATCGGCATACAATTTGGCAGCAAGACCGTAATGGAATCACTGAGGTCAGAACGGGCTATTCGCTTCATTTTAGAAGCAGAAGAGTTTCCTATTAAAGCTTTACCGGGTCTAGCCGATAATGGAAAACTAACCTTAGTACGCCGCTTAATTCAAGAGGGAATATTAAAAACTGTAGAAGAGGGTTAA